One part of the Aurantibacillus circumpalustris genome encodes these proteins:
- a CDS encoding glycosyltransferase gives MKNKRLKLFILGPAYPLRGGPAQFNENLCAELNKEGHDAQIISYSLQYPNFLFPGSSQFETSGSAPTGIKIHTLINTVNPFNWIKVASFIKKEKPDFILIRYWLPFFGPSLGAIARLVRSKTKVLALTDNIIPHEKRIGDKAFTNYFVNSCHGFIAMSKTVLNDISKFSKTEKKAYSPHPMYETYGPIVSKKEAREKLQLNQDDKIILFFGLIRHYKGLDILIEAMTDPEIKKLNIKLLIAGEFYEDKQPYLDLIEKFELKNHVLLHDKFIANEDVRYYFCASNLVAQTYRKATNSGVTMVGYYYEKPMLVTNVGGLAEIVPNNSCGYVVENSVPVISEKIKEYFLKEKENEFTQNVILEKKKYEWKEFIRVLTGLFESTKKNIQ, from the coding sequence GCGCAATTTAATGAAAACCTTTGTGCTGAATTAAATAAAGAGGGACACGATGCACAGATTATTTCTTATTCTTTGCAGTATCCTAACTTTTTATTTCCAGGCTCCAGCCAGTTTGAAACAAGCGGTTCAGCACCTACAGGAATTAAAATACATACGTTAATCAATACGGTTAATCCTTTTAACTGGATTAAAGTTGCATCCTTTATTAAAAAAGAAAAACCTGATTTTATCCTTATACGTTATTGGTTGCCGTTCTTCGGACCCAGTCTCGGCGCAATTGCACGACTGGTAAGATCAAAAACAAAAGTACTCGCGCTCACCGATAATATTATTCCTCACGAAAAAAGAATTGGTGATAAGGCATTCACCAACTATTTTGTAAACAGTTGCCATGGTTTTATTGCAATGAGTAAAACTGTTTTGAATGATATTTCTAAATTTTCAAAAACAGAAAAAAAAGCCTATTCGCCGCACCCTATGTACGAAACGTACGGACCAATTGTTAGCAAAAAAGAGGCGCGTGAAAAATTACAACTAAATCAAGACGATAAAATAATTTTATTTTTCGGGTTGATTCGTCATTATAAAGGATTGGATATTCTTATAGAAGCAATGACTGATCCCGAAATAAAAAAACTAAACATTAAGCTTTTAATTGCCGGTGAGTTTTACGAAGATAAACAACCATACCTGGATTTAATTGAAAAATTTGAATTGAAAAATCATGTTTTACTTCATGATAAGTTTATTGCTAACGAAGATGTGAGATATTATTTCTGCGCTTCTAATCTTGTTGCGCAAACTTATAGAAAAGCGACCAATAGTGGCGTAACGATGGTTGGTTATTATTATGAAAAACCAATGCTAGTCACAAATGTAGGTGGTTTGGCTGAGATTGTTCCAAACAATAGTTGTGGTTATGTAGTTGAAAATTCGGTGCCTGTTATTTCTGAAAAAATTAAAGAGTATTTTCTGAAAGAAAAAGAAAATGAGTTTACCCAAAATGTAATTCTTGAAAAGAAAAAATACGAATGGAAAGAGTTTATTCGTGTTTTGACTGGTTTGTTTGAGAGTACAAAAAAAAATATCCAATAA
- a CDS encoding ATP-binding protein encodes MENCRILNRIVEINISNVKYADIELSGNTCFVGTNNFGKTSLQRAILFFYSANSRGLGISASQKPFEEHYFRYENSYLVYEITTEDSAFFVIVYRHNKLVFRFVDAPYNPDFFFTANNEAMKIKEIIANLEKRGVYISNQIDTFERYRNIIFGTETDKQLSKFHLLKGNEKYQNIPKSITNVFLSSKSSVDSRFIKDFIANSLTTESSSIKLEQVERQLRQFNEKYSDIEIYLKKESQQLIEMIDKKYDQVHMLKGAQMEMADKLGSSLRFAESQNEAIRDASKKKEEELEKLTTEHEELKDGIEGKQNDFREEIGYYDRTIRDANKKLKEYKEKNIDEAVGKNADREKLQVELNIARREYDSLTSNVASIELKYSSLIEQLRNDKSAYINKINSRTGEIFNHYNELQLLQKNEFNKRDAELKHKREESFNEVNSEVTAKQIEFNELKSEEKVIRTTRFYEQEIKNLENELAELRAVNYKNKSERAIKQNMVLTIQREWEALETKLKTSLSNRVNQINNEIIKIKNEIKDIEGKLNVQHDAFYGYLEKNVKNWHQTIGKVVNEKLLFRTDISPEMKEETANTLYGISLNLEPVELVSKSIEEYQFEKNERLAQIKDLEDSLNQFQTANTEEKMLAADKFGKQLGELKEDVKVLTYSLELAEKREQKLGHELEDWNSRAGKEVEESLTGNRQRLNIIEEELAILTKKKNLMVEDFTKQFDKLKAFNEERLAELKQRQEVEISELEVEKKNQVKEFESKEEELSKEKDSNFKSKGVDAKQLKGVESRMKELQEALKEIEQYAQIISDYLKDKRETFDRLPDLIQKKEEYVKSNNDLAAQLDDATRKFNMKRMELNKQKRAFDEELIDFNNGINFYSNNFRETPVYTKYAEIIERAESKRTNYHIMDLCTQLLKNDSHFNEEYGAFQRYVNEFAGKFRIDNHFNFAIRNDATQGEYERFAQNLRSFINENKIELSIAETATQIGLVTDSIATKVKELSGQKDKIQHIIGLIAEDFKKAEFEESKLIEFIKIRLEESDNKVYRLLKRIQEFREENGLVYNEGLFNTDFATGQKREISGRAVKLLEQLRNAIKEQEQEEIRLQDLFELKFNIKEGMNETGWTHKIDSIGSTGTDILVKAIIYITLLHVFIKESSHRSSSDFKVHCIIDEVGQISAHYLRELLRFAKNRNIMMINGLPNKSGLESHYKYTYQFRREENNNVRIFPSIVTEVEA; translated from the coding sequence ATGGAAAACTGTAGAATATTAAATAGAATTGTTGAAATAAATATCTCCAATGTAAAATATGCGGATATTGAACTGAGTGGAAACACCTGTTTTGTGGGTACCAATAATTTTGGTAAAACCTCGTTACAGCGTGCTATTTTATTCTTTTATAGTGCTAACAGTCGTGGATTAGGTATTTCTGCTTCACAAAAACCATTTGAAGAGCATTATTTCCGTTACGAAAATTCTTACCTCGTTTATGAAATTACTACCGAAGACAGTGCTTTTTTTGTTATTGTTTACCGCCACAATAAATTAGTATTTCGTTTTGTTGATGCGCCTTATAATCCTGATTTTTTCTTTACGGCTAATAATGAAGCCATGAAGATTAAAGAGATTATAGCAAATCTTGAAAAAAGAGGCGTTTATATTTCTAATCAAATTGATACGTTTGAACGTTACAGAAATATTATTTTTGGAACTGAAACGGATAAGCAACTCTCAAAATTTCATTTATTAAAAGGAAACGAAAAATATCAAAACATTCCGAAATCTATTACCAACGTATTTTTATCTTCTAAAAGTAGTGTTGACTCTCGTTTTATTAAAGATTTTATTGCTAATTCATTAACAACAGAAAGCAGCAGTATTAAGTTAGAGCAGGTTGAACGCCAGTTACGCCAATTCAATGAGAAATATTCTGATATAGAAATTTATTTGAAAAAAGAATCACAGCAGTTAATTGAAATGATCGATAAAAAATACGATCAGGTTCATATGTTGAAAGGCGCACAGATGGAAATGGCAGACAAGCTTGGAAGTAGTTTGCGTTTTGCGGAATCTCAAAACGAAGCTATTCGTGATGCTTCAAAAAAGAAGGAAGAAGAACTTGAAAAACTTACAACAGAGCATGAAGAACTTAAAGATGGTATTGAAGGCAAACAAAATGATTTCAGAGAAGAAATTGGTTATTACGATCGTACAATTCGTGATGCCAATAAAAAATTAAAAGAGTACAAAGAAAAAAATATTGATGAGGCGGTTGGAAAAAATGCAGACCGTGAAAAATTACAAGTTGAATTAAACATTGCTCGTCGAGAATACGATAGTTTAACATCAAATGTTGCGAGTATTGAATTAAAGTATTCTTCTCTGATAGAGCAATTACGTAATGATAAGAGTGCTTACATTAACAAAATAAATTCGCGTACTGGTGAAATATTTAATCACTATAACGAATTACAATTATTACAGAAGAACGAATTTAATAAGCGTGATGCAGAGTTAAAACACAAACGCGAAGAATCATTTAATGAAGTTAATTCTGAAGTAACAGCAAAACAAATTGAGTTTAACGAATTAAAAAGTGAAGAAAAAGTTATTCGTACCACGCGTTTTTATGAGCAAGAAATTAAAAATCTTGAAAACGAATTAGCAGAACTTCGTGCTGTAAATTATAAAAACAAAAGTGAGCGCGCTATTAAACAAAACATGGTGTTAACCATACAACGTGAGTGGGAAGCCTTGGAGACAAAATTAAAAACCTCTTTAAGCAATCGTGTTAATCAAATCAATAATGAAATCATAAAAATTAAAAATGAGATTAAGGATATTGAAGGAAAATTAAATGTACAGCACGATGCGTTTTATGGTTATCTTGAAAAAAATGTAAAGAACTGGCATCAAACGATTGGCAAGGTTGTAAACGAAAAATTGTTATTCCGTACCGATATCTCTCCTGAAATGAAAGAGGAAACTGCTAACACATTGTACGGTATCAGTTTAAATTTAGAACCTGTTGAATTGGTTTCTAAATCTATTGAAGAATATCAGTTTGAAAAAAATGAACGTTTAGCACAAATTAAAGACCTCGAAGATTCCTTAAACCAATTTCAAACAGCAAACACAGAAGAAAAAATGTTAGCTGCCGATAAATTTGGTAAACAATTAGGTGAATTAAAAGAAGATGTTAAAGTGCTTACCTATTCTTTAGAACTTGCTGAAAAAAGAGAACAAAAACTAGGTCATGAGTTGGAAGACTGGAACAGTCGTGCCGGCAAAGAGGTTGAAGAGTCTTTGACTGGAAACCGCCAACGTTTAAATATTATTGAAGAGGAATTAGCCATCTTAACCAAGAAGAAAAATTTGATGGTTGAAGATTTCACTAAACAATTCGATAAATTAAAGGCGTTTAATGAAGAACGTCTCGCAGAATTAAAACAAAGACAGGAAGTTGAAATTTCGGAACTAGAAGTTGAAAAGAAAAATCAAGTTAAAGAATTCGAAAGTAAAGAAGAAGAGTTGTCTAAAGAAAAGGATAGCAATTTTAAAAGTAAAGGAGTTGATGCAAAACAATTAAAAGGTGTAGAAAGCCGCATGAAAGAATTGCAAGAAGCCTTGAAAGAAATAGAACAATACGCTCAAATAATAAGTGATTATTTAAAGGATAAACGTGAGACTTTTGATCGTTTGCCAGATTTAATTCAAAAGAAAGAAGAGTACGTAAAAAGTAACAATGATTTAGCAGCACAATTGGATGATGCTACCCGTAAGTTTAATATGAAACGAATGGAGCTCAATAAACAAAAACGTGCTTTTGATGAAGAATTGATTGATTTTAATAACGGTATTAATTTTTATAGCAATAACTTCCGTGAAACACCTGTTTATACGAAGTATGCAGAGATTATTGAACGGGCGGAATCGAAACGTACCAATTACCACATTATGGATTTGTGTACACAGTTATTAAAAAATGATTCTCACTTCAATGAAGAGTATGGTGCATTTCAACGTTATGTAAATGAATTTGCTGGAAAATTCAGAATAGACAATCACTTTAATTTTGCGATCCGTAACGATGCTACTCAAGGAGAGTATGAGCGTTTTGCGCAAAATTTACGTTCGTTTATTAATGAAAATAAAATTGAATTATCGATTGCCGAAACCGCAACACAAATTGGTTTAGTGACCGATAGTATTGCAACTAAAGTAAAAGAGCTTAGTGGACAAAAAGATAAAATTCAACACATTATTGGTTTAATTGCCGAGGACTTTAAGAAAGCTGAGTTTGAAGAAAGTAAGTTGATTGAGTTTATTAAAATTCGTTTAGAAGAATCAGACAACAAAGTTTACCGTTTATTAAAACGTATTCAGGAGTTCCGTGAAGAAAATGGATTGGTATACAACGAAGGTTTATTTAATACAGACTTCGCAACTGGCCAAAAACGTGAGATTAGCGGACGTGCAGTGAAATTGCTTGAGCAATTACGTAATGCTATAAAAGAACAAGAGCAAGAGGAAATTCGTTTACAAGATTTATTTGAATTGAAGTTCAATATTAAAGAAGGTATGAATGAAACCGGCTGGACGCATAAAATTGATAGCATTGGAAGTACCGGAACAGATATTCTTGTAAAAGCAATTATCTACATTACTTTATTACATGTATTTATTAAAGAATCTTCGCATAGAAGTAGTTCAGACTTTAAAGTGCATTGTATTATTGATGAGGTAGGTCAAATTTCGGCGCATTATTTACGTGAATTATTACGTTTCGCTAAAAACAGAAACATTATGATGATTAATGGACTTCCAAATAAATCTGGTTTAGAAAGTCATTATAAATACACTTATCAGTTTAGAAGAGAAGAGAATAATAACGTAAGAATTTTCCCAAGTATTGTAACGGAAGTTGAGGCTTAA
- a CDS encoding condensin complex protein MksE, with protein MLAEDFNLPKQTHEIFSVMARGNFISSNGTRDGMNRLYDIINNPDNFDRLQAYFNVIRYNIERGNNFFYFSKLNEPNSELEKKLERFERYIDIIDLFASMDNKITIGSRFRPGEIAEECNANVRLKQKLQKIPLYRSETLHNKVREICDLMSRDSYLELEDEKTESYKVMDSYNYLLDVINSVAIYDETGDNDTAQGLIYN; from the coding sequence ATGCTAGCAGAAGACTTCAACTTACCAAAACAAACACACGAAATATTTTCGGTAATGGCGCGTGGAAATTTTATTTCCAGTAATGGAACGAGAGACGGAATGAATCGTTTATACGACATCATTAATAATCCAGATAATTTTGACAGACTTCAGGCGTATTTTAATGTGATACGTTACAATATTGAGCGTGGAAATAACTTTTTTTATTTTTCAAAATTGAATGAACCAAATTCTGAGCTAGAAAAAAAGTTAGAACGTTTTGAAAGATACATTGATATTATTGATCTGTTTGCCAGTATGGATAATAAAATTACTATTGGTAGCCGTTTTAGACCAGGAGAAATTGCTGAAGAGTGTAATGCCAATGTACGTTTAAAACAAAAATTACAAAAAATTCCTTTATACCGTTCTGAAACATTGCACAACAAGGTGCGCGAGATTTGCGATTTAATGAGTCGTGATTCGTATTTGGAATTAGAAGATGAGAAAACGGAGTCATATAAGGTAATGGACTCCTATAATTATTTATTGGATGTGATTAATTCAGTAGCTATATATGACGAAACGGGCGATAACGATACGGCGCAAGGATTGATTTATAATTAG
- a CDS encoding restriction endonuclease — translation MKETFNYKYDDLFNPTLTALQNLGGSGSVPEIEEQVATILKLTDEQINEIHRGNTSKFTYRLAWARNYLKRYGLLENSSRGIWALTEEGIKSKSVDKEVVKRKVVAEDKQERLIKEKTKTTEIIEEQEDDEEIQKFSWQEQIIEELQSISPSAFERLCQRLLRELGFQNVEVTGQTNDGGIDGKGMLRLGGVLSFHVIFQAKRYKGSVSPSIVRDFRGAMVGRADKGLIITTGTFTREAKREASRDGAPPIDLMDGNDLAEKLKELKLGIDIELVEKVNIKRDWFKTL, via the coding sequence ATGAAAGAAACATTTAATTATAAATATGACGACTTGTTCAATCCAACATTGACAGCATTACAAAATCTTGGTGGCTCCGGTTCAGTTCCAGAAATCGAAGAACAAGTTGCGACAATTCTCAAACTGACAGACGAACAAATAAATGAAATCCATCGTGGTAACACGAGTAAGTTTACGTATCGACTTGCATGGGCACGAAATTATTTAAAGCGTTACGGACTTTTAGAAAATTCATCACGTGGTATTTGGGCGTTGACAGAGGAAGGCATCAAATCTAAATCCGTTGACAAAGAAGTAGTAAAACGCAAAGTTGTCGCCGAGGACAAGCAAGAAAGATTAATAAAGGAAAAAACAAAGACAACTGAAATCATCGAAGAACAAGAAGATGATGAAGAAATCCAAAAATTCAGTTGGCAAGAACAAATAATTGAAGAACTACAAAGCATTTCTCCAAGCGCGTTCGAAAGACTTTGTCAAAGACTATTACGTGAGTTAGGTTTTCAAAATGTTGAAGTAACAGGACAGACAAATGACGGTGGCATTGACGGTAAAGGTATGCTTAGACTTGGCGGAGTTCTTTCATTCCACGTAATATTTCAAGCAAAACGTTACAAAGGCAGCGTTTCACCTTCTATAGTTCGCGACTTTAGAGGCGCAATGGTTGGTCGTGCAGACAAAGGACTTATAATAACAACTGGGACATTTACTCGTGAAGCCAAGCGAGAAGCATCAAGAGACGGAGCGCCACCAATCGACTTAATGGACGGCAACGACCTTGCTGAAAAATTAAAAGAATTAAAACTTGGTATCGACATAGAACTAGTTGAAAAAGTAAACATTAAACGTGACTGGTTTAAGACATTGTAA
- a CDS encoding MFS transporter: protein MRLILFIIVISQFLCTSLWFAGNSIISDLAKDLNLDQNFLAHLTSAIQFGFITGTFVFAVFTISDRFSPSLVFFCSSILAGLFNLGICINDIDESEILLFRFLTGFFLAGIYPVGMKIVSDYYQTGLGKSLGFLVSALVLGTAFPHLLKNFTLGFPWKYVLYGTTGLSVIGGLNVLLFVPNGPYRKPAQKIKLTAFIKGFTNKNFRSISFGYFGHMWELYSFWTFVPIMITSRNNYYTTTNLNVSLLSFLIIAAGSVACVFSGMLSQYFGAKKIATLSLALSCGCCLVSPFFLFSRSSILFILFLFIWGLVVIADSPLFSTLVAQNAPDESKGTSLTIVNCIGFSITIVSIQFISLVSSKINPQLIYMLLAIGPILGLVALLKKK from the coding sequence ATGAGACTCATTCTTTTTATAATAGTTATTTCTCAGTTCCTCTGCACTTCACTTTGGTTCGCTGGCAACTCTATAATTTCAGATTTAGCAAAAGATTTAAATCTTGATCAGAATTTTTTAGCACACCTAACAAGCGCCATTCAATTTGGATTTATTACAGGAACATTCGTCTTTGCCGTTTTCACTATTTCAGATCGTTTTTCACCGTCATTAGTGTTTTTCTGTAGCTCTATTCTGGCGGGCCTTTTTAATCTTGGTATTTGTATTAATGATATAGACGAAAGCGAAATTCTTTTGTTCAGATTTTTAACTGGCTTTTTTCTTGCAGGAATTTATCCTGTTGGTATGAAAATAGTTTCTGATTATTATCAAACGGGTTTAGGAAAATCACTAGGGTTTTTGGTCAGCGCTTTGGTTTTAGGAACAGCCTTCCCTCATCTTTTAAAAAATTTCACGTTGGGCTTTCCCTGGAAGTACGTTTTATATGGTACTACAGGTTTATCCGTCATTGGCGGTCTGAATGTTTTATTATTTGTACCAAACGGACCTTACCGTAAACCCGCACAGAAAATAAAGTTAACCGCATTTATAAAAGGTTTTACCAATAAAAATTTCCGCTCCATTTCGTTTGGATATTTTGGTCACATGTGGGAACTATACTCGTTTTGGACCTTTGTGCCAATCATGATTACATCCCGCAACAATTATTACACAACTACTAATCTGAATGTTTCTTTATTATCCTTTTTAATAATTGCGGCTGGTTCGGTAGCTTGCGTGTTCAGCGGAATGCTTTCACAGTACTTTGGAGCAAAAAAAATAGCTACGTTATCACTCGCGCTATCTTGTGGATGTTGTCTTGTTTCTCCATTTTTTCTATTCTCCAGATCTTCAATTCTGTTTATCCTATTTTTGTTTATTTGGGGACTTGTAGTTATTGCTGACTCTCCTCTATTTTCAACTTTGGTTGCTCAAAATGCACCAGACGAATCAAAGGGAACTTCTCTTACAATAGTTAATTGCATTGGGTTTTCAATAACGATTGTCAGTATCCAATTCATAAGTTTAGTTTCCTCTAAAATAAACCCGCAACTTATATATATGCTTTTAGCAATTGGACCCATACTTGGCTTAGTAGCATTATTGAAGAAAAAGTAA
- a CDS encoding response regulator transcription factor: MHNIKVGIIDDHEAVAQGVSLELKKGGKYIVLFIVTEKQKIIETLTEQSPDVLIMDVVMPGTLSVNSFKDVLKIFPQQKIIAYTALNSPMLVELLFKAGVKGYVNKNQTLRDLEKAVLTVYEEALYLPDEYDFIRQKLNASTNSNELSKREIEILILIALEKKTSEIAAELFISVSTVESHRKNLFEKLNVTNLAGLIKAGVSLGYIH; the protein is encoded by the coding sequence ATGCATAATATAAAAGTAGGTATTATAGATGATCACGAAGCGGTTGCGCAAGGCGTTTCCTTGGAATTAAAAAAAGGCGGGAAGTATATTGTTCTTTTTATTGTAACAGAAAAACAAAAAATTATTGAAACACTCACTGAACAGTCACCAGATGTTTTAATTATGGATGTTGTGATGCCGGGTACTTTAAGTGTTAATTCGTTTAAGGATGTTCTAAAAATATTCCCTCAACAAAAAATTATTGCCTATACTGCTTTAAATAGCCCAATGCTTGTAGAACTTCTTTTCAAAGCTGGTGTTAAAGGATATGTGAATAAGAATCAAACCTTACGTGATTTGGAAAAGGCTGTTTTAACTGTTTACGAAGAAGCTTTGTATTTACCAGACGAATATGATTTTATTCGACAAAAACTAAACGCAAGTACAAATTCGAATGAATTAAGTAAGCGTGAAATCGAAATTCTTATTTTAATTGCACTAGAAAAGAAAACTTCTGAAATTGCGGCGGAACTTTTTATTTCGGTGAGTACGGTGGAATCGCATCGAAAAAACTTATTCGAAAAATTAAATGTAACCAATCTAGCTGGCCTTATTAAGGCTGGAGTTAGTTTGGGGTACATTCATTAA
- a CDS encoding tetratricopeptide repeat-containing sensor histidine kinase, whose protein sequence is MKYSYLILLVYLFCPGVICSQNGITLTQKTHYCDSLLKEANKVYHTDPELSLLYTNKVLLHATKHNLELCKAEAWYSVARTEILKGNIEHALKCLRDAVIIFQKNNKKSREAKCYDLMSTAFSKIDKEGEGIFLLIKACDLYREIGDTQGLMSSLTNLANDYSYIGEYEKGLKVLSEAKEYIKPNSMQWFYYYLNAGLINLHKKNYKLARIQFDSSVIISKRHKMLDAQITAITEQASLLALTQKPQEAISYYCTAIEMAKENNLPIEESDALKGIIGCYESINNYKNAFLSQSRLKKLSDSLFTIKKVKNVNDIERRLMLSEKEKTIALQKLSMEEGVRKEETSKKRIAFLIAGAMCLVLGLFFVAFIYIRTRRQKREVEIQKARIERLNILNQKIFSVIAHDFKSPLITLQMLMDLLDKENISQEDLNSYTADVRHQITQSNQILENLLNWARTELNVSHNKNSTANAWNIATEIEKELKFMASKKGVSIRNTLPENSVFQIPSDILRIIIRNLTTNAIKFSYEKSEVIIGLNSEGGMFVSDTGTGITEDKVNELFSGTLKSKLGTNNETGFGLGLYITFELINKFNGTISVKKNNPSGTVFIFTLPKYA, encoded by the coding sequence ATGAAGTATTCTTACCTAATTCTTTTGGTTTATTTATTCTGTCCCGGAGTTATTTGTTCTCAAAATGGTATTACTCTTACTCAAAAAACACACTACTGTGATAGTTTATTGAAAGAAGCTAATAAAGTTTACCACACCGACCCAGAATTGAGCCTCTTGTATACCAATAAAGTTTTATTGCACGCTACAAAACACAATTTAGAGCTGTGTAAGGCTGAAGCTTGGTATTCTGTTGCTAGAACAGAGATACTGAAAGGAAACATTGAACACGCACTTAAGTGTTTGAGAGACGCTGTTATTATATTTCAAAAGAATAATAAAAAATCTCGCGAAGCAAAATGTTACGATTTAATGTCTACCGCTTTCAGCAAAATAGATAAGGAAGGTGAAGGAATTTTTTTACTAATAAAGGCTTGTGATTTATACCGTGAAATTGGTGATACCCAAGGATTAATGTCATCTTTGACCAATCTGGCAAACGATTATTCATATATTGGTGAATATGAAAAGGGGTTAAAAGTGCTTTCGGAAGCTAAAGAATATATAAAGCCAAATAGCATGCAGTGGTTTTATTATTATCTCAATGCAGGCTTGATTAATTTACATAAGAAGAATTATAAGCTCGCAAGAATTCAGTTTGATTCCTCAGTAATTATTTCGAAACGGCATAAAATGTTGGATGCGCAAATAACGGCCATAACTGAGCAAGCATCATTATTGGCTCTTACACAAAAGCCGCAAGAAGCTATTTCTTATTACTGCACTGCTATTGAGATGGCGAAAGAAAACAATTTGCCTATTGAGGAATCGGATGCTCTTAAAGGTATTATTGGCTGCTACGAATCGATAAATAATTATAAAAATGCATTTCTATCTCAAAGCAGATTAAAAAAGTTATCTGATTCTTTATTCACGATTAAGAAAGTAAAAAATGTAAATGATATTGAACGCCGTTTAATGTTAAGCGAGAAGGAAAAGACGATTGCTTTGCAAAAATTGTCAATGGAAGAAGGAGTGAGAAAAGAAGAAACTAGCAAAAAAAGAATTGCCTTTTTAATTGCGGGTGCCATGTGTTTAGTGTTGGGTCTATTTTTTGTGGCATTTATTTATATCAGAACAAGACGTCAAAAGCGTGAAGTGGAAATTCAAAAAGCCAGAATAGAGCGACTAAATATACTGAACCAAAAAATATTTTCGGTGATCGCGCATGATTTTAAAAGCCCTTTAATTACCTTGCAAATGTTGATGGATCTATTAGATAAGGAAAATATTAGTCAGGAGGATTTAAATAGTTATACTGCCGATGTGCGTCATCAAATAACACAATCGAATCAGATACTCGAAAATTTATTAAACTGGGCGCGTACAGAATTAAACGTAAGCCATAATAAGAATAGTACAGCCAATGCCTGGAATATTGCTACGGAAATAGAAAAAGAATTAAAATTTATGGCTTCTAAAAAAGGAGTTAGTATACGAAATACACTTCCAGAAAATAGTGTGTTCCAAATTCCATCAGATATATTGAGAATTATTATTCGTAATCTTACTACAAACGCTATAAAATTCAGTTACGAAAAAAGCGAAGTGATAATTGGATTAAATTCAGAAGGAGGAATGTTTGTGAGTGATACAGGTACTGGAATTACAGAAGATAAGGTAAATGAGCTATTTTCAGGCACTTTAAAAAGTAAGTTAGGAACCAATAACGAAACTGGATTTGGTTTGGGACTGTATATTACCTTTGAGTTAATAAACAAATTTAATGGAACTATTTCCGTTAAAAAGAATAATCCTTCTGGAACTGTTTTTATATTTACACTTCCGAAGTATGCATAA